In Temnothorax longispinosus isolate EJ_2023e chromosome 2, Tlon_JGU_v1, whole genome shotgun sequence, one DNA window encodes the following:
- the LOC139808445 gene encoding senecionine N-oxygenase: MKIAVIGAGAAGLAALRHCVSGTYGDQVVCYEKTDQIGGTWVYREETGSDRYGLPIHTSMYKSLRTNLPKEVMGYPDFPIPEGPESYLTRTEILDFLNAYCDHFALRPYIRLLHNVELVKPVAGNRKWSVKVRDLQGDVVVIEPFDAVMVCNGHYFEPRTPSIPGQDIFTGKQIHSHDYRVPEVFDGKNVVVLGAGPSGMDLALEISKNANRVILSHHLTETIATVFPENVVQKADVVELKEREAVFADETKERVDVVFYCTGYKYNFPFLAESCGVRVDSNMVTPLWKHLVSIENPTLALIGLPYYVCAFSMFDLQVRFVLRHWHGERQFPARADMLRSEAEEVAKRAERGLQKRHFHMMGPEQGHYYDDLANVAGVTQLPPVLTKLHNNSSMRFQDDLVHYRQDRYRILDDYNFVEL, translated from the exons ATGAAAATCGCCGTGATCGGCGCCGGAGCTGCGGGACTCGCTGCACTCCGGCACTGCGTTTCCGGTACTTACGGCGATCAGGTGGTGTGCTACGAAAAAACAGATCAAATCGGCGGGACCTGGGTCTACCGGGAGGAAACTGGTTCCGATAGATACGGTTTACCGATTCACACTAGCATGTACAAAAGCCTCAG AACTAATTTACCGAAAGAGGTAATGGGCTATCCGGATTTTCCGATACCGGAGGGACCCGAGAGCTACCTGACGCGCACGGAGATATTGGATTTCCTGAATGCGTACTGCGATCACTTTGCGTTACGTCCTTACATTCGG CTGCTGCATAATGTGGAGCTGGTGAAGCCGGTTGCGGGAAACCGGAAGTGGTCGGTCAAGGTCAGGGACTTGCAGGGGGACGTAGTCGTGATCGAGCCGTTCGACGCGGTCATGGTGTGCAACGGTCATTATTTCGAGCCCAGGACCCCGAGTATACCCGGCCAGGACATCTTCACGGGCAAGCAGATACACAGCCACGATTACAGGGTACCCGAGGTCTTCGATGGCAAGAACGTCGTCGTCTTGGGAGCTGGTCCTTCCG GTATGGATTTGGCGTTGGAAATATCCAAGAATGCGAATCGCGTGATTCTGAGTCATCACCTGACCGAGACCATTGCCACCGTGTTCCCCGAGAATGTCGTGCAG AAAGCTGACGTAGTGGAATTGAAGGAACGCGAGGCGGTTTTTGCGGACGAAACGAAGGAGCGGGTCGATGTCGTCTTCTATTGTACAG GCTACAAGTACAACTTTCCCTTTCTCGCCGAATCCTGTGGGGTCCGAGTGGACTCCAACATGGTCACGCCCCTTTGGAAGCATCTGGTGTCCATAGAGAACCCTACTCTGGCACTAATTGGTCTTCCGTACTACGTCTGCGCCTTTAGCATGTTTGATTTGCAg GTGCGATTCGTCCTACGACACTGGCACGGCGAGAGGCAGTTTCCCGCACGAGCGGATATGCTGCGTTCCGAGGCGGAGGAGGTGGCGAAACGCGCTGAGAGAGGTCTGCAGAAGAGACACTTTCACATGATGGGCCCCGAGCAAGGTCACTATTACGACGACCTGGCGAACGTCGCGGGGGTCACGCAGCTGCCGCCCGTGCTGACGAAACTCCACAACAACAGCAGCATGCGCTTCCAGGACGACCTAGTGCACTACCGACAGGACCGCTATAGAATCCTCGACGACTACAATTTTGTAGAACTTTAA
- the LOC139808446 gene encoding uncharacterized protein isoform X1 produces the protein MLFLIFFVCFVIWMLIRMDNGSSGSDRKKRNKTTKQLTPSTERKASGCNWETYKNLFPNPKTEESTGEKSVSQNRYPKLKKVYTTPLHTVNEPREESGKHNAVKNKENKNTLTKQVAMDCEMVGIGDGAESMIARVSIVNKHGDCLYDKYVKPREKVVDYRTAISGIRPEHLQNGENFNVVQKEVADILKGRILVGHALKHDLNVLYLSHPRRYWRDTSRYKPFRQISKGNTPSLKKLAHELLGREIQVGEHSSVEDAKAAMQLYMLYKNKWESERKH, from the exons atgttatttttaatattcttcgtGTGTTTCGTTATTTGGATGCTAATCAG aatggACAATGGATCATCTGGTTCAGACaggaagaagaggaacaaAACGACAAAGCAGCTTACTCCAAGCACCGAACGTAAGGCATCCGGATGCAATTGGGAGActtacaaaaatttgtttcccAACCCAAAGACAGAAGAAAGTACTGGAGAAAAAAGCGTCTCACAGAACAGATATCCAAAGCTTAAAAAAGTATACACCACTCCACTTCATACGGTAAAT GAGCCACGGGAGGAAAGCGGCAAGCACAATGCCGTCAAGAATAAAGAGAACAAGAACACTCTGACGAAGCAAGTCGCCATGGACTGCGAAATGGTCGGTATCGGCGACGGCGCAGAGAGTATGATAGCCCGAGTATCAATTGTAAATAAACACGGCGATTGTCTGTACGACAAATACGTCAAGCCGAGGGAGAAGGTCGTGGATTACAGAACGGCGATCAGCGGCATCCGACCGGAGCACTTGCAGAACGGGGAAAACTTCAACGTCGTGCAGAAGGAGGTGGCGGATATCCTGAAGGGTCGCATTTTAGTGGGCCACGCGTTGAAGCACGATCTCAACGTTCTGTATCTGTCGCACCCGCGAAGATATTGGCGGGATACTTCGAGATATAAACCTTTCCGTCAGATATCGAAGGGGAACACTCCCAGCCTGAAGAAGCTCGCGCACGAATTGTTAGGTAGGGAGATACAAGTAGGCGAGCACAGTTCCGTGGAAGACGCAAAAGCGGCGATGCAATTGTACatgttgtataaaaataagtggGAATCGGAGAGGAAACATTGA
- the LOC139808446 gene encoding RNA exonuclease 4 isoform X2, with protein sequence MLFLIFFVCFVIWMLIRMDNGSSGSDRKKRNKTTKQLTPSTERKASGCNWETYKNLFPNPKTEESTGEKSVSQNRYPKLKKVYTTPLHTEPREESGKHNAVKNKENKNTLTKQVAMDCEMVGIGDGAESMIARVSIVNKHGDCLYDKYVKPREKVVDYRTAISGIRPEHLQNGENFNVVQKEVADILKGRILVGHALKHDLNVLYLSHPRRYWRDTSRYKPFRQISKGNTPSLKKLAHELLGREIQVGEHSSVEDAKAAMQLYMLYKNKWESERKH encoded by the exons atgttatttttaatattcttcgtGTGTTTCGTTATTTGGATGCTAATCAG aatggACAATGGATCATCTGGTTCAGACaggaagaagaggaacaaAACGACAAAGCAGCTTACTCCAAGCACCGAACGTAAGGCATCCGGATGCAATTGGGAGActtacaaaaatttgtttcccAACCCAAAGACAGAAGAAAGTACTGGAGAAAAAAGCGTCTCACAGAACAGATATCCAAAGCTTAAAAAAGTATACACCACTCCACTTCATACG GAGCCACGGGAGGAAAGCGGCAAGCACAATGCCGTCAAGAATAAAGAGAACAAGAACACTCTGACGAAGCAAGTCGCCATGGACTGCGAAATGGTCGGTATCGGCGACGGCGCAGAGAGTATGATAGCCCGAGTATCAATTGTAAATAAACACGGCGATTGTCTGTACGACAAATACGTCAAGCCGAGGGAGAAGGTCGTGGATTACAGAACGGCGATCAGCGGCATCCGACCGGAGCACTTGCAGAACGGGGAAAACTTCAACGTCGTGCAGAAGGAGGTGGCGGATATCCTGAAGGGTCGCATTTTAGTGGGCCACGCGTTGAAGCACGATCTCAACGTTCTGTATCTGTCGCACCCGCGAAGATATTGGCGGGATACTTCGAGATATAAACCTTTCCGTCAGATATCGAAGGGGAACACTCCCAGCCTGAAGAAGCTCGCGCACGAATTGTTAGGTAGGGAGATACAAGTAGGCGAGCACAGTTCCGTGGAAGACGCAAAAGCGGCGATGCAATTGTACatgttgtataaaaataagtggGAATCGGAGAGGAAACATTGA
- the LOC139808446 gene encoding RNA exonuclease 4 isoform X3, whose translation MDNGSSGSDRKKRNKTTKQLTPSTERKASGCNWETYKNLFPNPKTEESTGEKSVSQNRYPKLKKVYTTPLHTVNEPREESGKHNAVKNKENKNTLTKQVAMDCEMVGIGDGAESMIARVSIVNKHGDCLYDKYVKPREKVVDYRTAISGIRPEHLQNGENFNVVQKEVADILKGRILVGHALKHDLNVLYLSHPRRYWRDTSRYKPFRQISKGNTPSLKKLAHELLGREIQVGEHSSVEDAKAAMQLYMLYKNKWESERKH comes from the exons atggACAATGGATCATCTGGTTCAGACaggaagaagaggaacaaAACGACAAAGCAGCTTACTCCAAGCACCGAACGTAAGGCATCCGGATGCAATTGGGAGActtacaaaaatttgtttcccAACCCAAAGACAGAAGAAAGTACTGGAGAAAAAAGCGTCTCACAGAACAGATATCCAAAGCTTAAAAAAGTATACACCACTCCACTTCATACGGTAAAT GAGCCACGGGAGGAAAGCGGCAAGCACAATGCCGTCAAGAATAAAGAGAACAAGAACACTCTGACGAAGCAAGTCGCCATGGACTGCGAAATGGTCGGTATCGGCGACGGCGCAGAGAGTATGATAGCCCGAGTATCAATTGTAAATAAACACGGCGATTGTCTGTACGACAAATACGTCAAGCCGAGGGAGAAGGTCGTGGATTACAGAACGGCGATCAGCGGCATCCGACCGGAGCACTTGCAGAACGGGGAAAACTTCAACGTCGTGCAGAAGGAGGTGGCGGATATCCTGAAGGGTCGCATTTTAGTGGGCCACGCGTTGAAGCACGATCTCAACGTTCTGTATCTGTCGCACCCGCGAAGATATTGGCGGGATACTTCGAGATATAAACCTTTCCGTCAGATATCGAAGGGGAACACTCCCAGCCTGAAGAAGCTCGCGCACGAATTGTTAGGTAGGGAGATACAAGTAGGCGAGCACAGTTCCGTGGAAGACGCAAAAGCGGCGATGCAATTGTACatgttgtataaaaataagtggGAATCGGAGAGGAAACATTGA
- the LOC139808444 gene encoding rho guanine nucleotide exchange factor 3 isoform X1: MQFEIAMDDECNTTIKETFQEPRKRFWLRPRKRLKSDAISVSSMDISMDSDTSKKKKRRRITEVASSIFSSSTAANKSGNALHRSFTIQPNSSDLSIIEDEADTRTLRKKLNNASESCNSLAIRSWISDIAQPRGKERLNSVLSRSDIRRQEAIYELYCGENVLLNELYMLRDFYYEPMSTTEIFNSEELSTLFGDLINLIEIHSNLRDELFKLRDRYGFTKAVGPTLLNWLSTLKKPYLERCRTLVWARHLLEEKRFTNKRFQSFLKKRLESPHSTDLWTYLDVPRSRIVKYPLLVKEILKYTPATDADHLPLKEASNVLSELLKDIDHIMGDAECKLAQSKINAKIEHDPEKCIANATELITEGQLKDTRGIKYHCFLFDTCFAITRPTRRISKKYNLLFPVIPKEQMYVQVEDKSTAEICFKIGEFSFIMEDGHKKRHWADSFNKIHSRCIPDKVFNTDDKENLLDNTKLSVSNNCVTRTSISRRTSTSSINDNLFSFSIRKSLLKQKRNSIGYI, encoded by the exons AT GCAATTCGAGATAGCGATGGACGATGAGTGTAACACGACGATCAAGGAAACGTTCCAGGAGCCACGAAAAAGATTCTGGCTG AGACCGAGGAAACGGCTGAAGAGCGACGCGATAAGCGTCAGCTCGATGGACATATCTATGGACTCCGACACaagcaagaagaagaagcgtcGCAGAATCACGGAGGTCGCCAGTAGCATATTTTCCTCTTCTACTGCGGCGAATAAATCGGGAAACGCTCTGCACAGATCCTTCACGATCCAGCCGAACTCCTCGGATCTGTCTATCATCGAGGACGAGGCGGACACGAGGACATTACGCAAAAA ATTGAATAACGCTTCTGAGAGCTGTAACAGTTTGGCAATCAGGAGTTGGATATCAGACATCGCGCAGCCACGTGGCAAGGAACGCTTGAACAGTGTATTAAGTCGAAGTGATATCAGGCGGCAAGAAGCTATTTATGAGTTGTACTGCGGCGAAAATGTGCTACTGAATGAGCTCTATATGCTGAGAGACTTCTATTACGAACCAATGTCAACCACCGAAATCTTTAACTCCGAAGAATTGTCCACTCTCTTTGGCGATCTCATAAATCTCATCGAGATACACAGTAACTTGAGGGACGAATTGTTCAAATTACGGGATAGATATGGGTTCACAAAGGCCGTGGGACCAACGCTATTAAATTGG CTGTCTACGTTAAAGAAACCATATCTGGAGAGATGCAGAACATTGGTTTGGGCGAGGCATTTACTGGAAGAGAAGAGATTTACTAACAAGAGATTCCAGTCGTTTCTAAAAAAGCGCCTAGAATCGCCACATTCCACTGACCTGTGGACTTACCTGGACGTGCCACGCTCAAGAATCGTGAAGTATCCGCTATTAGTGAAagagattttaaaatacacgCCTGCTACCGATGCGGATCATTTACCGTTGAAAGAGGCGAGCAACGTGCTGTCTGAATTGCTGAAGGATATCGATCACATTATGGGCGACGCCGAGTGCAAGCTTGCTCAATCAAAAATAAACGCGAAAATCGAACACGATCCTGAAAAATGCATCGCTAACGCCACAGAGTTGATTACGGAGGGTCAGCTTAAGGATACACGTGGAATA AAATATCATTGCTTTCTTTTCGACACTTGTTTCGCGATAACTCGTCCTACACGACGCATTAGTAAAAAGTACAATCTACTCTTTCCCGTCATACCCAAGGAACAGATGTATGTGCAAGTAGAAGATAAAAGTACCGCAGAAATCTGCTTCAAGATTGGAgaattttctttcataatGGAAGACGGGCACAAAAAAAGACACTGGGCTGATTCGTTCAACAAGATACACTCTAGATGCATTCCAGATAAAGTATTTAATACCGACGACAAGGAAAACTTGTTGGACAACACAAAGTTATCAGTGTCAAATAATTGCGTCACGAGGACATCGATATCCAGGAGAACTTCCACAAGCAGTATAAACGATAATCTATTTTCCTTTTCCATAAGGAAGAGTCTACTTAAGCAAAAACGCAACAGTATTGGATATATATAG
- the LOC139808444 gene encoding rho guanine nucleotide exchange factor 3 isoform X2 — MDDECNTTIKETFQEPRKRFWLRPRKRLKSDAISVSSMDISMDSDTSKKKKRRRITEVASSIFSSSTAANKSGNALHRSFTIQPNSSDLSIIEDEADTRTLRKKLNNASESCNSLAIRSWISDIAQPRGKERLNSVLSRSDIRRQEAIYELYCGENVLLNELYMLRDFYYEPMSTTEIFNSEELSTLFGDLINLIEIHSNLRDELFKLRDRYGFTKAVGPTLLNWLSTLKKPYLERCRTLVWARHLLEEKRFTNKRFQSFLKKRLESPHSTDLWTYLDVPRSRIVKYPLLVKEILKYTPATDADHLPLKEASNVLSELLKDIDHIMGDAECKLAQSKINAKIEHDPEKCIANATELITEGQLKDTRGIKYHCFLFDTCFAITRPTRRISKKYNLLFPVIPKEQMYVQVEDKSTAEICFKIGEFSFIMEDGHKKRHWADSFNKIHSRCIPDKVFNTDDKENLLDNTKLSVSNNCVTRTSISRRTSTSSINDNLFSFSIRKSLLKQKRNSIGYI, encoded by the exons ATGGACGATGAGTGTAACACGACGATCAAGGAAACGTTCCAGGAGCCACGAAAAAGATTCTGGCTG AGACCGAGGAAACGGCTGAAGAGCGACGCGATAAGCGTCAGCTCGATGGACATATCTATGGACTCCGACACaagcaagaagaagaagcgtcGCAGAATCACGGAGGTCGCCAGTAGCATATTTTCCTCTTCTACTGCGGCGAATAAATCGGGAAACGCTCTGCACAGATCCTTCACGATCCAGCCGAACTCCTCGGATCTGTCTATCATCGAGGACGAGGCGGACACGAGGACATTACGCAAAAA ATTGAATAACGCTTCTGAGAGCTGTAACAGTTTGGCAATCAGGAGTTGGATATCAGACATCGCGCAGCCACGTGGCAAGGAACGCTTGAACAGTGTATTAAGTCGAAGTGATATCAGGCGGCAAGAAGCTATTTATGAGTTGTACTGCGGCGAAAATGTGCTACTGAATGAGCTCTATATGCTGAGAGACTTCTATTACGAACCAATGTCAACCACCGAAATCTTTAACTCCGAAGAATTGTCCACTCTCTTTGGCGATCTCATAAATCTCATCGAGATACACAGTAACTTGAGGGACGAATTGTTCAAATTACGGGATAGATATGGGTTCACAAAGGCCGTGGGACCAACGCTATTAAATTGG CTGTCTACGTTAAAGAAACCATATCTGGAGAGATGCAGAACATTGGTTTGGGCGAGGCATTTACTGGAAGAGAAGAGATTTACTAACAAGAGATTCCAGTCGTTTCTAAAAAAGCGCCTAGAATCGCCACATTCCACTGACCTGTGGACTTACCTGGACGTGCCACGCTCAAGAATCGTGAAGTATCCGCTATTAGTGAAagagattttaaaatacacgCCTGCTACCGATGCGGATCATTTACCGTTGAAAGAGGCGAGCAACGTGCTGTCTGAATTGCTGAAGGATATCGATCACATTATGGGCGACGCCGAGTGCAAGCTTGCTCAATCAAAAATAAACGCGAAAATCGAACACGATCCTGAAAAATGCATCGCTAACGCCACAGAGTTGATTACGGAGGGTCAGCTTAAGGATACACGTGGAATA AAATATCATTGCTTTCTTTTCGACACTTGTTTCGCGATAACTCGTCCTACACGACGCATTAGTAAAAAGTACAATCTACTCTTTCCCGTCATACCCAAGGAACAGATGTATGTGCAAGTAGAAGATAAAAGTACCGCAGAAATCTGCTTCAAGATTGGAgaattttctttcataatGGAAGACGGGCACAAAAAAAGACACTGGGCTGATTCGTTCAACAAGATACACTCTAGATGCATTCCAGATAAAGTATTTAATACCGACGACAAGGAAAACTTGTTGGACAACACAAAGTTATCAGTGTCAAATAATTGCGTCACGAGGACATCGATATCCAGGAGAACTTCCACAAGCAGTATAAACGATAATCTATTTTCCTTTTCCATAAGGAAGAGTCTACTTAAGCAAAAACGCAACAGTATTGGATATATATAG
- the Mettl3 gene encoding N(6)-adenosine-methyltransferase MT-A70-like protein, with translation MSDAFEEIQAIKIKRNSYREKLQKRKRERHELYTLTSTPVSSALTAESACPDSNASSRSDHSEYERDVLCILHESLPSLPITSADLIDQLRKNLNADVSSSDIHKILEKLAAQDIIKIKEVTENGVFGYTVLSVTESQSSCQSQSDDTENAESIEMSELNDHVPPEKQAKVDKKNTEDIMSLISMPTIREKESKKVGEQILDLLSKQTSKEKSLAERFRSQGGAQVMEFCPHGTKVDCMKLNGGPGFAEKCKKLHFKKIIQSHTDESLGDCSFLNTCFHMDTCKYVHYEVDGPTAQPKEINDSDSPSNTASNKTLNLDSKNGSSSSSNVDSELTLYPPQWIQCDLRYLDMTVLGKFAVIMADPPWDIHMELPYGTMSDDEMRQLGIPALQDEGLLFLWVTGRAMELGRECLQLWGYERVDEIIWVKTNQLQRIIRTGRTGHWLNHGKEHCLVGMKGNPRINRGLDSDVIVAEVRATSHKPDEIYGIIERMSPGTRKIELFGRPHNVQPNWITLGNQVDGVHLIDPQLIKAFKKRYPDGNSMKPTKS, from the exons ATTCCAATGCATCTTCACGCTCGGATCATAGTGAATATGAGAGAGATGTACTCTGCATCTTGCACGAGTCCCTGCCTAGTCTACCGATAACATCTGCAGACTTGATAGACCAGCTGCGTAAGAATCTCAATGCCGACGTATCCTCTTCGGACATCCATAAGATTCTGGAAAAGCTGGCTGCGCaagatataattaa AATCAAAGAAGTCACGGAGAATGGAGTGTTTGGATATACAGTGTTGTCGGTGACAGAGTCTCAATCGTCATGTCAGTCCCAGTCCGATGACACGGAGAATGCGGAGAGCATAGAAATGTCCGAATTAAATGATCACGTGCCTCCGGAGAAACAGGCAAAAGTGGACAAAAAGAACACCGAGGACATTATGTCTTTGATTTCAATGCCGACTATCAGAGAGAAGGAGAGCAAGAAGGTCGGCGAACAGATTCTAGACTTACTGTCGAAACAGACTTCCAAGGAGAAGTCGCTGGCGGAACGATTTCGTTCTCAGGGAGGTGCTCAAGTCATGGAGTTCTGTCCACATGGTACGAAAGTAGACTGTATGAAATTGAACGGCGGTCCGGGATTCGCGGAGAAATGTAAAAAGCTGCATTTTAAGAAGATTATACAGAGTCACACAGACGAATCTTTGGGGGACTGTAGTTTTCTCAATACTTGCTTCCACATGGACACGTGCAA ATATGTTCACTATGAAGTAGACGGTCCTACAGCACAACCGAAAGAGATCAACGATTCCGATAGTCCGAGCAATACCGCATCCAACAAGACGTTGAACTTAGATAGCAAAAACGgcagcagtagcagtagcaacGTAGATAGCGAATTGACTCTGTATCCGCCGCAGTGGATCCAGTGTGACTTGCGTTACCTTGACATGACTGTTCTCGGCAAGTTTGCCGTGATCATGGCCGATCCACCGTGGGACATTCATATGGAGTTACCGTACGGTACCATGTCGGACGATGAGATGAGGCAATTGGGCATTCCTGCCCTCCAGGATGAAGGACTCTTGTTTCTCTGGGTGACCGGCAGAGCTATGGAGCTGGGGAGGGAATGTCTGCAGCTATGGGGCTACGAGAGGGTCGACGAGATCATTTGGGTGAAAACTAATCAGCTGCAAAGGATAATACGTACTGGTAGGACGGGCCATTGGCTGAACCACGGCAAGGAACATTGTTTGGTCGGCATGAAGGGCAACCCTCGCATCAATCGAGGATTGGACAGTGACGTGATCGTCGCCGAGGTTCGTGCCACTAGCCACAAACCTGACGAGATCTATGGCATCATCGAGCGCATGAGCCCCGGCACCAGAAAGATCGAATTGTTCGGTCGGCCGCATAATGTACAGCCTAACTGGATTACGCTGGGCAACCAAGTGGATGGTGTTCATCTGATTGATCCGCAACTTATTAAAGCCTTCAAGAAACGTTATCCCGACGGAAACTCGATGAAGCCTACTAAATCATAA